In Streptomyces sp. NBC_00483, a single window of DNA contains:
- a CDS encoding carbohydrate ABC transporter permease: MTATGTTPLRGSSKSPARPAPATAPRRRRLLTERRSKILAFVVLTAPMLLGLALFRYVAIGWSFLLSFSEARRTISLGNWVGLDNYQQLLSDERFRDSLTMIVLFTAMIVPITFAGSLGLAVLVNRVRRGRAFFRTAFLLPAAVSYVAAAMIWKMALFSGVPSGLANTLGALFGDDPTAWIQTQSPPLYWIVLVTLRLWLQVGLYMILFIAGLQSVPPHLYEAASLDGAGAWRTFRSITFPMLRNTSVAILLLMLIAALQAFDEFYAIFSTGASLGSEPVRTPLMHLYGVALQDQDYGVGSAGAFLLTLLIVLVTLLQGRILGFARDKD; the protein is encoded by the coding sequence ATGACGGCCACCGGTACCACGCCTTTGCGGGGGAGCAGCAAGAGTCCCGCCCGGCCGGCGCCCGCCACGGCGCCGCGCCGCCGGCGGCTGCTGACCGAGCGACGCTCGAAAATCCTCGCCTTCGTCGTCCTCACCGCGCCGATGCTGCTCGGCCTCGCGCTGTTCCGCTACGTCGCCATCGGCTGGAGCTTCCTGCTCAGCTTCAGCGAGGCCCGCCGCACCATCTCCCTCGGGAACTGGGTCGGCCTGGACAACTACCAACAGCTGCTGAGCGACGAGCGGTTCCGCGACTCGCTCACGATGATCGTGCTGTTCACGGCGATGATCGTGCCGATCACCTTCGCCGGGTCGCTGGGCCTCGCCGTCCTCGTCAACCGGGTACGTCGCGGGCGGGCCTTCTTCCGTACCGCCTTCCTGCTCCCGGCCGCGGTCAGTTACGTGGCCGCCGCGATGATCTGGAAGATGGCCCTGTTCAGCGGGGTCCCGTCCGGCCTCGCGAACACGCTCGGCGCGCTCTTCGGCGACGACCCGACCGCCTGGATCCAGACGCAGAGCCCGCCCCTGTACTGGATCGTGCTGGTCACCCTGCGGCTGTGGCTCCAGGTCGGTCTCTACATGATCCTCTTCATCGCCGGGCTCCAGTCCGTCCCGCCGCACCTGTACGAGGCCGCGTCCCTCGACGGCGCCGGCGCGTGGCGCACGTTCCGCAGCATCACCTTCCCCATGCTGCGCAACACATCGGTCGCGATCCTGCTGCTGATGCTCATCGCCGCGCTCCAGGCCTTCGACGAGTTCTACGCGATCTTCTCCACCGGCGCCTCGCTCGGCAGCGAGCCGGTACGCACCCCGCTGATGCATCTGTACGGAGTCGCTCTCCAAGACCAGGACTACGGCGTCGGCTCCGCCGGAGCCTTCCTGCTCACCCTGCTGATCGTGCTGGTCACGCTCCTCCAGGGCCGGATCCTCGGGTTCGCCCGCGACAAGGACTGA
- a CDS encoding alpha-galactosidase: MSQVSFDEPSRTFLLTTPASAYALRIDADDSPRHVHWGAPLTLDQAAALPTHDGLTSSFASTGGEELGVEGGARFGVPSLLVRYADGARGVEWVHEGHEIDGGRLQVRLRDRHYPLGCTLQYSVRPDGDVIERSLVLRHLGSAEQDVEEGEEPGDEQGDEPIEILRCDAASWSVPAASGVRLSHTVGEWTGETQLRRTEAPFAETVFTSRRGVSGHFGNPWLMVDAGDADERHGEVWSMALAWSGSWRITAQRDHTGGPFTVTGGAGHEGLTWRLRPGDSHETPVFAGQFSGGGFGATSRGWHRYIAAHVLPRPDEPRPVVYNSWEATGWDVTLAGQSALAARAADLGVELFVVDDGWFGQRTSDRAGLGDWHPNPEQFPDGLGPLVDEVRRLGMRFGLWVEPEMTNPDSDLYRAHPDWVLHMPHRRRTELRNQLVLNFARTDVTEWAFKWLDRLVATYGIDFLKWDMNRAFTEAGWPGHPDAERLWTDHTRGVYSVLDRLRRAHPGLRVEGCAGGGGRADLGMLARTDQIWISDNTDADDRVAIQQGYSQIYPARTMSAWVTDSPNPHTGRSTPLPYRFHVAMTGALGIGGDLSRWTDTELAEARELVALYKDIRPVVQFGEQYRLDDAVQYQADDRIVVIAWGRVRNLRLAGLSPSALYVDDTTGAEHDAATLLTHGLPLRPAPGERPSIVVRLRRRGG; this comes from the coding sequence ATGTCTCAGGTGTCCTTCGACGAGCCCAGTCGCACGTTCCTGCTCACGACCCCCGCCTCCGCCTACGCGCTGCGCATCGACGCGGACGACAGCCCACGGCATGTCCACTGGGGCGCGCCCCTCACCCTCGACCAGGCGGCCGCGCTGCCCACACACGACGGATTGACCAGCAGTTTCGCGTCAACAGGCGGGGAGGAGCTAGGCGTTGAGGGCGGTGCCCGGTTCGGGGTGCCGTCGCTGCTCGTGCGATACGCGGATGGAGCACGCGGGGTCGAGTGGGTGCACGAGGGCCACGAGATCGACGGCGGCCGACTCCAGGTACGGCTGCGCGACCGGCACTACCCGCTCGGCTGCACGCTGCAATACTCGGTTCGGCCGGACGGCGATGTCATTGAACGCTCCCTGGTGCTCCGCCACTTGGGATCCGCCGAGCAGGACGTCGAGGAGGGTGAAGAACCGGGTGACGAACAGGGCGACGAGCCCATCGAGATCCTGCGCTGTGACGCCGCGAGCTGGTCCGTGCCCGCCGCATCGGGCGTGCGACTGAGCCACACGGTCGGCGAGTGGACGGGCGAGACACAGCTGCGTCGCACTGAAGCCCCCTTCGCCGAGACGGTGTTCACGAGCCGGCGCGGCGTGTCCGGGCACTTCGGCAATCCGTGGCTGATGGTCGACGCGGGTGACGCGGACGAGCGCCACGGCGAGGTGTGGAGCATGGCCCTCGCCTGGTCCGGGAGTTGGCGGATCACGGCGCAGCGCGACCACACCGGCGGCCCGTTCACAGTGACCGGCGGCGCCGGGCACGAGGGTCTCACCTGGCGGCTCCGACCCGGCGATAGCCACGAAACCCCGGTGTTTGCAGGGCAGTTCAGCGGCGGCGGATTCGGTGCGACGAGCCGCGGCTGGCACCGTTACATCGCCGCACACGTACTGCCGCGCCCCGACGAACCGCGCCCCGTGGTCTACAACAGCTGGGAGGCGACCGGCTGGGACGTCACCCTGGCGGGCCAGAGCGCACTCGCGGCGCGCGCCGCCGACCTCGGCGTCGAGCTGTTCGTGGTGGACGACGGCTGGTTCGGACAGCGCACCAGCGACCGGGCCGGGCTCGGCGACTGGCATCCGAATCCCGAGCAATTCCCGGACGGACTCGGCCCGTTGGTCGACGAGGTGCGCCGGCTCGGTATGCGCTTCGGCCTGTGGGTCGAGCCGGAGATGACCAACCCGGACAGCGACCTGTACCGCGCACACCCCGACTGGGTGCTGCACATGCCGCACCGCCGCCGCACCGAACTCCGCAACCAGCTCGTGCTGAACTTCGCCCGCACCGACGTGACGGAGTGGGCCTTCAAGTGGCTGGACCGTCTGGTCGCCACGTACGGGATCGACTTCCTCAAGTGGGACATGAACCGGGCGTTCACCGAGGCCGGCTGGCCCGGCCACCCCGATGCCGAGCGACTGTGGACCGACCACACGCGGGGCGTCTACTCGGTGCTCGACCGGCTGCGCCGCGCCCACCCCGGCCTACGGGTCGAGGGCTGCGCGGGCGGTGGCGGCCGCGCGGACCTCGGCATGCTGGCCCGCACCGACCAGATCTGGATCTCCGACAACACGGACGCCGACGACCGGGTCGCCATCCAACAGGGCTACAGCCAGATCTACCCGGCCCGCACCATGTCCGCCTGGGTCACCGACAGCCCCAACCCGCACACCGGCCGCAGCACCCCGCTCCCCTACCGCTTCCACGTGGCGATGACCGGAGCACTGGGCATCGGCGGCGACCTCTCCCGCTGGACCGACACGGAACTCGCCGAGGCCCGCGAACTGGTGGCGCTCTACAAGGACATCCGCCCAGTGGTGCAGTTCGGCGAGCAGTACCGCCTCGACGACGCCGTGCAGTACCAGGCGGACGACCGCATCGTGGTGATCGCCTGGGGCCGGGTCCGCAACCTGCGCCTGGCCGGGCTCTCCCCCTCGGCGCTCTACGTCGACGACACGACCGGCGCCGAACACGATGCGGCGACCCTGCTCACGCACGGCCTGCCGCTGCGCCCCGCGCCGGGGGAACGGCCGAGCATCGTGGTGCGGCTGAGGCGGCGGGGCGGGTGA
- a CDS encoding glycoside hydrolase family 27 protein — protein MTRSIRRAALVAACTLPLALTLSTGTAQAKTPYVKPFMGWSSWSVESSSHSDYGTRWLNEGNIKNAADALSSKLAPAGYKNLNIDAGWNFDYDWNFHTDANGIPNADKDRFPSGMPSLSDYVHGKGLKLGLYGAAGLEKEVYDKNAPILGTDCHAQDIAAQPLTPTNKWEGAWKIDYSNPCAQDYIDSIVARYASWNVDFIKIDGVTKDNVEDIKAWSTAIDHSGRKMWLSASAWPVDLEAGDGLRPHANGVRVDTDIECYCDTTSTWTSSVDDRWTDLPKWLPKLSAPTYFGDLDSMPINNNSGSGLQDGINDTERQSVMTFWSMASSPLYVGGDIYFLDDKAKAVLTNPEVIAVDQAAVLPKQLRSGDTQVWTKRVGHDTYLAVYNMGSSATDIRVNFKDLGVHGPQRLRDVVARENLGSFKGSWTASSVPAHGSRLIKLS, from the coding sequence GTGACCAGATCGATCCGACGCGCGGCTCTCGTCGCTGCCTGCACGCTGCCCCTCGCCCTCACCCTGTCCACCGGCACCGCCCAGGCCAAGACCCCGTACGTCAAGCCGTTCATGGGCTGGAGCAGCTGGAGCGTCGAGTCCTCCTCGCACAGCGACTACGGCACGCGCTGGCTGAACGAGGGCAACATCAAGAACGCCGCCGACGCGCTCAGCAGCAAGTTGGCCCCGGCGGGCTACAAGAACCTGAACATCGACGCCGGCTGGAACTTCGACTACGACTGGAACTTCCACACCGACGCCAACGGCATCCCGAACGCCGACAAGGACCGCTTCCCCAGCGGAATGCCGTCGCTCTCCGACTACGTGCACGGCAAGGGCCTCAAGCTGGGCCTGTACGGCGCCGCCGGTCTGGAGAAGGAGGTGTACGACAAGAACGCGCCGATCCTCGGTACGGACTGCCATGCCCAGGACATCGCCGCGCAGCCGCTGACCCCGACCAACAAGTGGGAGGGCGCCTGGAAGATCGACTACAGCAACCCCTGCGCCCAGGACTACATCGACTCCATCGTCGCCCGCTACGCCTCCTGGAACGTCGACTTCATCAAGATCGACGGCGTGACGAAGGACAACGTCGAGGACATCAAGGCCTGGTCCACCGCCATCGACCACAGCGGCCGCAAGATGTGGCTGAGCGCCAGCGCCTGGCCCGTCGACCTCGAGGCCGGCGACGGCCTGCGGCCCCACGCGAACGGCGTCCGCGTCGACACCGACATCGAGTGCTACTGCGACACCACCAGCACCTGGACCAGCTCCGTGGACGACCGCTGGACCGATCTTCCCAAGTGGCTGCCCAAGCTGTCCGCCCCCACCTACTTCGGCGACCTCGACTCCATGCCGATCAACAACAACTCCGGCAGCGGGCTGCAGGACGGCATCAACGACACCGAGCGGCAGAGCGTCATGACGTTCTGGTCGATGGCCTCGTCCCCGCTGTACGTCGGTGGTGACATCTACTTCCTCGACGACAAGGCCAAGGCCGTCCTGACCAACCCCGAGGTCATCGCCGTCGACCAGGCCGCCGTCCTGCCGAAGCAGCTCCGCTCCGGTGACACGCAGGTGTGGACGAAGCGCGTGGGTCACGACACGTACCTCGCGGTCTACAACATGGGCTCCTCGGCGACCGATATCCGCGTCAACTTCAAGGACCTGGGCGTGCACGGTCCGCAGCGGCTGCGTGACGTCGTCGCGCGCGAGAACCTCGGCTCCTTCAAGGGGAGTTGGACCGCCTCCTCCGTGCCGGCCCACGGCTCGCGGCTGATCAAGCTGTCGTAG
- a CDS encoding carbohydrate ABC transporter permease produces MNRYRGSVLGSAATYLVLCLLAVVFLIPFYVLLRNAFMTTPEVTATDWNWLPSALNWDNFTSLFDNPERPFGRSLVNSLVIAVISAPVSTLLASMAGYALARINVPGRGIVLALIVGTLMIPQAVTFLPTFVVVGSMGGVNTMWGLIAPGLFNAFAVVLFRSFYLSFPAEIEEAGRIDGLSYLGVYGRIILPNSVTMIASLGALSFIEAWNSFLWPLMIGQDPDSWTVQIALSSFLTSQTVNLPELFAGTAVAILPLVIMFLVAQRHIVQGIAMSGLKS; encoded by the coding sequence ATGAACCGTTACCGAGGGAGCGTGCTCGGCTCCGCCGCCACGTACCTGGTCCTGTGCCTGCTGGCCGTGGTCTTCCTGATTCCGTTCTACGTCCTGCTGCGCAATGCCTTCATGACGACGCCGGAGGTCACCGCCACCGACTGGAACTGGCTGCCGTCCGCGCTGAACTGGGACAACTTCACGTCCCTGTTCGACAATCCAGAGCGACCCTTCGGCCGGTCCCTCGTCAACTCTCTTGTGATCGCGGTGATTTCGGCCCCGGTATCGACGCTGCTCGCCTCGATGGCGGGGTACGCGCTGGCCCGGATCAACGTGCCGGGCCGCGGGATCGTCCTGGCGCTGATCGTCGGTACGTTGATGATCCCGCAGGCGGTGACCTTCCTGCCCACGTTCGTCGTCGTCGGCTCCATGGGAGGCGTCAACACGATGTGGGGCCTGATCGCGCCGGGCCTGTTCAACGCGTTCGCGGTCGTGCTCTTCCGAAGCTTCTACCTGTCGTTCCCCGCCGAGATCGAGGAGGCGGGCCGCATCGACGGCCTCAGCTACCTCGGCGTCTACGGGCGCATCATCCTGCCGAACTCCGTCACGATGATCGCCTCGCTCGGGGCGTTGTCCTTCATCGAGGCGTGGAACTCCTTCCTCTGGCCGCTGATGATCGGCCAGGACCCGGACAGCTGGACCGTACAGATCGCCCTGTCCAGCTTCCTCACCTCCCAGACCGTCAACCTGCCCGAGCTGTTCGCGGGTACGGCCGTGGCGATCCTCCCTCTCGTGATCATGTTCCTGGTCGCCCAGCGCCACATCGTCCAGGGCATCGCGATGTCCGGTCTCAAGTCCTGA
- a CDS encoding ROK family protein, which produces MLLNRAKLLASPAANTVFTTVLTRGPVVRPEIARLTGLSSAAVTKAVKPMIEAGYLEELTLGPRTAEGAGRPAHPLAVRADREFFVGVKVTADELIGVVTDLRAQVVGAAHRIAVTDRSVEGVVRDIAALVTELTPAHAERTHHIGVSVSGDVDRPGGVVRYSPFLGWHDVPLAELVGSATGLAVTVENDVKALTVAEQWFGEGVGADSFALATVGVGIGCGLVVNGRLVAGGYGVAGEIGHIPVAAGDGPECHCGARGCVEAIASEAAIVSRARRAADDPGLDMAGAIDRAHGGDAAVRAVFDEAGKAIGLGLAAVVNLVGPERVVVSGEGVAAYDLFEEQIRAAFTMQAFGAAARCPLVVRPLPWEEWARGAAAVSIQSLFTA; this is translated from the coding sequence ATGTTGCTGAACCGAGCGAAGCTGCTCGCGTCTCCGGCGGCCAACACGGTGTTCACGACAGTGCTCACCCGTGGCCCGGTCGTCCGTCCCGAGATCGCCCGTCTCACCGGTCTTTCCTCCGCCGCCGTCACCAAGGCGGTCAAGCCGATGATCGAAGCCGGTTACCTGGAGGAGCTCACGCTGGGGCCCCGGACCGCCGAGGGGGCGGGACGCCCCGCGCACCCCCTCGCCGTCCGCGCCGACCGGGAGTTCTTCGTGGGCGTCAAGGTCACGGCTGACGAACTCATCGGCGTGGTCACCGACTTGAGGGCGCAGGTCGTCGGCGCCGCCCACCGGATCGCCGTGACCGACCGGTCCGTCGAGGGGGTCGTGAGAGACATCGCCGCGCTCGTCACGGAGCTGACCCCCGCGCACGCCGAGCGGACCCACCACATCGGAGTGTCCGTCTCGGGCGACGTGGACCGGCCGGGCGGCGTCGTGCGCTACTCGCCGTTCCTCGGCTGGCACGACGTCCCGCTGGCCGAACTGGTCGGCTCGGCAACGGGGTTGGCGGTCACCGTCGAGAACGACGTGAAGGCGCTGACCGTCGCCGAGCAGTGGTTCGGCGAAGGCGTCGGCGCCGACTCGTTCGCCCTCGCCACGGTCGGCGTCGGCATCGGCTGCGGGCTCGTCGTCAACGGCCGTCTGGTGGCCGGGGGTTACGGCGTGGCCGGCGAGATCGGCCACATCCCGGTCGCCGCCGGGGACGGCCCGGAGTGCCACTGCGGCGCCCGGGGCTGCGTCGAGGCCATCGCCTCCGAGGCGGCCATCGTCTCCCGCGCCCGGCGCGCGGCGGACGATCCGGGCCTCGACATGGCCGGGGCGATCGACCGCGCCCACGGCGGGGACGCCGCCGTGCGCGCCGTGTTCGACGAGGCGGGCAAGGCCATCGGGCTCGGCCTCGCCGCAGTGGTCAACCTGGTCGGGCCCGAGCGGGTTGTCGTCTCCGGCGAGGGCGTGGCCGCGTATGACCTCTTCGAGGAGCAGATCCGCGCCGCCTTCACCATGCAGGCCTTCGGCGCCGCCGCCCGCTGCCCGCTCGTGGTGCGCCCGCTGCCCTGGGAGGAATGGGCGCGCGGTGCGGCCGCCGTCAGCATCCAGTCACTCTTCACCGCCTGA
- a CDS encoding ABC transporter substrate-binding protein codes for MTASSALSRRGFLGTSLLFVAGAAVGCAGNPQETASAKGAKVTLTQWYHQYGEEGTQAAVKRYAEEFTKANPDIAINVVWGADTSQYETKLNAALLGADAPDVFELGDFRAEMARKGQLEPLDDVYGAAKSGFVKADLDYLTVDGKIYGMKTIDDIMMLFYRKSMLKKAGVDVPTTFAELADAAKKLTDGNVKGLFIGNDGIGDSPYLLAWSQGKDLIDGKKVVYADAATSIGGLRDLHSDKSVLLGFTTDWYDAGAFTQGAAAMQWCGLWALPTVEKALGDDFGVAPWPAYDSSGKPVARLGGWTQAVNAKSKHVVEAKRYLKWLWIKQADIQIDWAVKYGSHVPPQTEVAAKTPELSKGPAKDAVAIGTKYGISFPAEWTQAMQAEFIAAAADIAKGSAPEKALNKAQSKAQSELDKQMG; via the coding sequence ATGACTGCCAGTTCCGCCCTGTCCCGCCGGGGATTCCTCGGCACGTCCCTGCTGTTCGTCGCCGGCGCCGCCGTCGGGTGCGCCGGCAACCCGCAGGAGACCGCGTCGGCCAAGGGCGCCAAGGTCACGCTCACGCAGTGGTACCACCAGTACGGGGAGGAGGGCACCCAGGCCGCGGTGAAGCGGTACGCCGAGGAGTTCACCAAGGCCAACCCGGACATCGCGATCAACGTCGTCTGGGGCGCCGACACCTCCCAGTACGAGACCAAGCTGAACGCCGCGCTGCTCGGCGCCGACGCCCCGGATGTCTTCGAACTCGGCGACTTCCGCGCCGAGATGGCCCGCAAGGGACAGCTCGAACCCCTCGACGACGTGTACGGCGCCGCCAAGAGCGGCTTCGTCAAGGCGGACCTCGACTACCTCACCGTCGACGGCAAGATCTACGGCATGAAGACCATCGACGACATCATGATGCTCTTCTACCGCAAGTCGATGCTGAAGAAGGCGGGCGTCGACGTGCCCACCACCTTCGCCGAACTCGCCGACGCCGCAAAGAAGTTGACCGACGGCAACGTGAAGGGGCTCTTCATAGGCAACGACGGGATCGGCGACAGCCCCTACCTGCTGGCCTGGTCCCAGGGCAAGGACCTCATCGACGGGAAGAAGGTCGTCTACGCCGACGCCGCCACGTCCATCGGTGGCCTGCGCGACCTGCACTCCGACAAGTCGGTGCTGCTCGGCTTCACCACCGACTGGTACGACGCGGGGGCGTTCACCCAGGGCGCCGCCGCCATGCAGTGGTGCGGCCTGTGGGCGCTGCCCACCGTCGAGAAGGCGCTCGGTGACGACTTCGGGGTCGCGCCCTGGCCCGCGTACGACTCCTCGGGCAAGCCCGTCGCCCGGCTCGGCGGCTGGACGCAGGCCGTCAACGCCAAGAGCAAGCACGTCGTGGAGGCCAAGAGGTACCTCAAGTGGCTGTGGATCAAGCAGGCCGACATCCAGATCGACTGGGCCGTCAAGTACGGCTCCCACGTGCCGCCGCAGACCGAAGTGGCGGCTAAGACACCGGAGTTGAGCAAGGGGCCGGCGAAGGACGCCGTCGCCATCGGCACCAAGTACGGCATCTCCTTCCCCGCCGAGTGGACGCAGGCCATGCAGGCCGAGTTCATCGCCGCCGCCGCGGACATCGCCAAGGGCTCGGCCCCGGAGAAGGCCCTCAACAAGGCCCAGTCCAAGGCGCAGTCCGAGCTCGACAAGCAGATGGGCTGA